In Bradyrhizobium lablabi, one DNA window encodes the following:
- a CDS encoding sigma-70 family RNA polymerase sigma factor yields the protein MTTHEIELKALMLASLDGDAASHRALLERLSRRLRAYFKGKLAGIGRGISEAEDLVQEAVLAIHLKRHTYDPTEPLTPWVHAIARYKLIDFLRRSRTSFAEVSIEEADTMMAHDDNVDAESSYDLRRLMQRLPEKMRCSIEAVKLDGQSIAEAAGRCGISESGVKVNIHRGLKTLAALIARETQT from the coding sequence ATGACGACCCACGAAATCGAACTCAAGGCGCTGATGCTTGCGAGCCTGGACGGCGACGCGGCTTCGCACCGCGCGCTGCTCGAACGATTGAGCCGCCGCCTGCGTGCCTATTTCAAAGGCAAGCTCGCGGGCATTGGCAGAGGTATATCGGAGGCCGAAGACCTGGTTCAGGAAGCGGTATTGGCGATCCACCTCAAGCGACATACCTATGATCCCACTGAGCCTCTGACCCCGTGGGTCCATGCCATCGCGCGCTACAAGTTGATCGATTTCCTGCGCCGGAGCCGCACGTCGTTTGCTGAGGTGTCTATCGAGGAGGCCGATACCATGATGGCGCACGACGACAATGTCGACGCCGAGAGTTCATACGATCTCAGAAGGCTCATGCAGCGGTTGCCGGAAAAGATGCGATGTTCCATCGAGGCGGTAAAACTGGATGGACAGAGCATCGCCGAAGCAGCAGGCCGGTGCGGCATCTCTGAATCCGGAGTGAAAGTGAATATTCATCGTGGGCTCAAGACACTCGCTGCCCTGATTGCCCGGGAAACGCAAACATGA
- a CDS encoding NrsF family protein has translation MKTDDLVALLSTNPEPVDRRSVARTLYVALAAGSIVALGIALAGLGVRPDLMTARAFAFLLLKLAFTVGIVGVASTYLTRLARPGGERKTSAVLVAIPFGAIAVLSVISLGFAPSSHWEKMLVGDQWLECLLSIPIIAIVPFAAAIWAVRRAAPTNLGRAGAFAGLIAGGVSAMAYALHCTDDSLPFVAVWYGGTIVLCTLAGAALGPRLLRW, from the coding sequence ATGAAGACGGATGACCTGGTTGCCCTTTTGAGCACCAACCCTGAGCCGGTCGATCGCAGGTCGGTCGCTCGCACGCTTTACGTCGCGCTTGCCGCAGGTTCAATCGTGGCGCTAGGCATCGCACTCGCCGGACTGGGCGTCCGCCCAGATTTGATGACGGCCCGCGCCTTTGCTTTTCTGCTATTGAAGCTTGCATTCACGGTTGGGATCGTCGGCGTCGCATCGACTTACCTGACGAGGCTGGCACGCCCCGGCGGGGAACGAAAAACCTCGGCAGTTTTGGTTGCAATACCATTCGGAGCTATCGCGGTACTTTCCGTCATCAGCCTTGGATTCGCGCCAAGCTCCCACTGGGAAAAGATGCTTGTGGGAGATCAGTGGCTGGAATGCCTGCTCTCTATCCCGATCATCGCGATCGTGCCCTTCGCTGCTGCCATCTGGGCCGTGCGAAGAGCTGCGCCCACGAATCTCGGTCGCGCAGGTGCTTTCGCCGGTCTCATTGCAGGCGGCGTCAGCGCGATGGCATATGCGCTTCATTGCACGGATGATTCACTGCCGTTCGTCGCGGTCTGGTACGGCGGCACGATTGTGCTGTGCACCTTAGCAGGCGCAGCATTGGGACCGCGTCTCTTGCGTTGGTAG